A DNA window from Paenibacillus sp. HWE-109 contains the following coding sequences:
- a CDS encoding SRPBCC family protein, whose product MGSNKAVGQTAEAGFQIGVRRTLPLYQEEAWELLISPSGRKLWLGEVADLSFTKGQAYQTVDGCSGEIRVVKPLEQLRLTWQPAGWEHASTLQIRLLPTANPGRTTISFHQEKLENEERREEMKARWEAVIADLQSIGEHGAVQ is encoded by the coding sequence ATGGGTTCAAATAAAGCGGTAGGTCAAACGGCTGAAGCAGGTTTTCAAATTGGTGTCAGAAGGACACTACCTTTATATCAGGAGGAGGCTTGGGAGCTGCTCATTTCCCCATCAGGAAGAAAACTCTGGCTCGGTGAAGTGGCGGATCTGTCATTCACCAAGGGGCAAGCTTATCAAACCGTAGATGGATGTTCAGGAGAAATTCGTGTGGTGAAGCCGCTCGAGCAGCTTCGTTTGACTTGGCAGCCGGCAGGTTGGGAGCATGCTTCTACGCTGCAAATTCGGCTGCTTCCTACAGCAAATCCCGGCCGGACAACGATCAGTTTTCATCAAGAAAAGCTGGAAAATGAGGAGCGTAGAGAAGAGATGAAAGCGCGCTGGGAAGCCGTTATTGCTGACCTTCAGTCCATAGGGGAACACGGAGCCGTTCAATGA
- a CDS encoding lipid II flippase Amj family protein has product MTGTLVIVFVLTMIIHTAETLSYSIRYAGVQVNKLAVALSLVGIVVLVSRTANLIQAPMTANFVDFAKVEPTFDLEKYLRISLFASSIGTLIAIALFPSFINFSVRIIARLEVAGSLPKLITSVTVEQLKNSKSYWKKPKVKLSQFRYLGVPKRLLLINIVVTAFYSVGVLASLYAAHLVPESATTASQASGLINGIATILLTIFIDPQLGLITDKALHDESQKRQLGKIYALLMTSRFLGTLLAQLFLIPSAHFIGWIVQTIF; this is encoded by the coding sequence ATGACAGGGACACTTGTTATAGTTTTCGTGTTAACGATGATTATACATACAGCTGAAACGTTGTCTTATTCAATTCGATACGCTGGCGTGCAGGTGAACAAGCTGGCTGTGGCACTTTCTTTAGTCGGAATCGTCGTGCTCGTTTCAAGAACTGCGAATTTAATTCAAGCACCTATGACGGCGAACTTCGTGGATTTTGCCAAGGTGGAACCGACTTTTGATTTGGAAAAATACCTGCGTATCAGCCTTTTCGCCTCGTCTATCGGCACGTTGATCGCGATCGCCTTGTTTCCTTCATTTATCAATTTCAGTGTGCGTATTATTGCTCGATTGGAAGTTGCAGGATCGTTACCCAAATTAATTACAAGTGTTACCGTAGAGCAGCTGAAGAATTCGAAATCCTACTGGAAGAAGCCCAAAGTAAAGTTGAGTCAATTTCGCTATTTGGGTGTACCTAAGCGCTTATTATTGATCAATATTGTGGTGACGGCTTTCTATTCGGTAGGGGTGCTCGCTTCGTTATATGCCGCTCATCTGGTTCCTGAATCTGCAACGACAGCTTCTCAGGCTTCTGGACTGATTAACGGGATCGCGACAATACTTTTGACCATTTTCATAGATCCACAGCTTGGTCTCATTACAGATAAGGCGCTGCATGATGAGTCGCAAAAAAGGCAGTTAGGCAAGATTTATGCGCTGCTCATGACTTCTCGCTTTCTTGGAACATTGCTTGCTCAGTTGTTTCTGATTCCGTCTGCCCATTTCATCGGATGGATTGTCCAAACGATTTTCTAA